Within Eggerthella timonensis, the genomic segment TCGAGGGCGTCACGAAGGTGGCGCAGCGCTACTACGAGTGGACCGACGCGCAGACGCCGGACGTCGCAGGCGACGGCCGCCCGTTCTTCGGTCGCGATGCGATGGCGAACTACCTGATCACGGGTTCGAAGCAGCTCGGCCATGAAATCTTCGACATCGAGAGGGGCACGTGCACGCTGAACTTCGACCGCGCCACGATGAAGACGCTGTGGGACAACTACTACGTTCCCATGGTGCAGGGATGGTTCTCGGCCGAGGGCAAGTTCCGCTCGGACGCGGTGAAGACGGGCGACCTCGTGTGCTACGTGGGCTCGTCGTCTTCGGTGGTCTACTTCCCGCAGACCGTCACGGTGGACGACGCCACGAGCTACCCCATCGAGCTGGGCGCGCTGCCGAACCCGTCGTTCGAGAACGGCCAGCCGTGCTCGCCGCAGCAGGGTGCCGGCTTCGTGGTGACGAAGTCCGACGAGAAGAAGGAGACCGCGTGCGTCGAGTTCCTCACGTGGTTCACCGCGAAAGAGCAGAACACCGACTTCTCGGTGAGCGCCGGCTACGTGCCGGTCACCAAGGACGCGCTGACGCTCGAGAACCTTGAGGCGGCCGCCTCGTCCATCGAGGGCGCCTCGGACAACTACCTCGTGAACCTGCCCGCAACGCTGGAGACCATCGAGGCGGGCGTGTACGCGAACCCGCCGTTCAAGGGCGGCGTCGAAGCGCGCGCCATCCTGGAACGCACGCTGTCCGACAAGGCCGTGTCCGACCGGGCCGCGGTGGTCGAGGCCGTCGCGGCGGGCGCATCGCCCGAGGAGGCGCTGGCTCCCTACCTTGACGACGCCGTGTTCGACGCGTGGCTCGGCGATCTGACGACGCAGCTCAAGGGAGCGATCGCATAAGATTGAGCGAGCGTTTCGGACAGAAACGGACGGGCAAGCGGCGAGGGGTGACCTTTCGAGTCCTCGTCGCTTTGCCCTTTTGCGTCGCGCTGGCCATCCAGGGCGTCGTGTGCTTGGCGGTGCTCGCCCGCAGCGAGATGCTCGGGCAGATGGAGACCGACGCGTACGACCTGTTCTCGGAACGCGTGGCGAGCCGAGCGAGCTACCTCGAAAACGACATGATCTTTCGCTGGTCGGACTTCGACCCCGTGGTGGACAGCGTGACCGCCGACATCGACGAGACGCTCGCGGCGTACGGCGCCGCGTCGACCGATATCGAGACCGGGTCCGACCTGGCGCTCGCCATCATCGAATCGACTTCGGACGACCTGCTCTCGTTCTCGCATCGCGCCGAGGTGGACGGCGTGTACCTCGTGCTGACGAACGGCGCAGAAGGGGAGGCCGACAACCGCTCGGCGCTGTACATCCGCGACTCGAACCCGAAAGTGGACGTCGACAACGGCTCCGACCTCATGCTGGCCGCGTGCCCCATCAGCGTGGGCCGCCAGCTGGGCGTCACGCTGGACAGCATGTGGTCGGCCACGTTCCCGCTCGCCGCCGAGGGCGACGCCCAGAGCGCGTTCTACTACGAGCCGCTGCGCGCAGCCGAGCGGTATCCCGAAGCCAATACGAGCGATCTGGGGTACTGGGGCCGCCCGGTGGATCTCGGCCGGGCAGGCACCTCGTCCATCACGTACAGCAAGCCCGTGCGCGACTCCCAGGGCGGCATCGTGGGCGTCATCGGCGTGGAGGTGCGCACCGACCGCATCGCGTCGTTCTTCCCGTATCGCGACCTCAACGAAAGCGGAAACGGCTCGTACGTCCTCGCCGTCACGAACGAGGACGGCGGCTTCTCCCGCGACGGGGGCGTCGCCCCGCTGCCCGGAACGGAGCGGACGTACGAGGCGCTCGCCACCACCGGCGCGTCGCAGAGCCTCTATCTGGAGGATTCCGCGTTCACGGCATCGCTCGACGACAGCGGCCGCATGGCGGTGGAACCGGTCGTCGCCTCGTCCGACGCGCGCGCCATCGCGGGCGCGACCGAGATCCAGCTTTACGACAGCACCTCGCCGTTCGCCGACGAGCATTGGGCGCTCGTCGGGCTCGAGCGCGAGGACGAGCTGTTCTCCGCATCGAAGTCGCTGGCCGGCAACCTCGCCACCGTGTTCATCGCGTCGCTCGTGGTGGGCCTCGTGATCGCGGTCATCACGGCCTGGGTGTCGTCTTCCCGCTTGCGCCATCTCATGTCCGAAGTGCGCGCCGCCCAACCTGAGCAGCCCATCGCGTTCACGCCGACGGGCATCGTGGAGGTGGACGAGCTGTCCGAGGCCATCGAGTCGATGGGCAACGAGGTGGCCCTGACCGCGTCGCGCCTGTCGCGCATCCTGCGCCTGTCCGATCGCGCCATCGGCGCCTTCGAGTACAGCCACGAAACCGACGCCATCACCTATACCGACGGGTTCTTCGCCACGCTCGCCGTACTCGAGCCGCCCGATCCGTCGTACTTCGACCCGCAACGCATCGCCACGGGGTCGCTGAACGCGGAGGAGTTCCAGCGCTTCATGCGGTGGTACGCTCCCTACGCCGAGGTGGAGGACGAGGGCCGCTACCTCATCTCGGGCCCGCATCGCACCTCATGGGTGCGTATCGTCGTGGTCGAAAGCCGCGAGCACAGCCGCGTGCTCGGCCTCGTGGAGGACGTGACGCACGAGATCGAGACGCGCCGTCGCATCGAGCACGAGCGCGACCACGACATTCTCACGGGGCTGTTCAACCGCCGCGCGTTCGAGCAGGAAGTGACCGATCTGCTGGCGGAGCGGCCGCCCGCGTTCGGCGCCATGCTCATGCTCGACCTCGACAACCTCAAGTTCATCAACGACATCTACGGGCACGACTGGGGCGACCTCTACATCAAGGCGGCCGGCCGCGTGGTGGACGACGCGTTCAGGGACAAGGGCTTCTACTCGCGCATCTCCGGCGACGAGTTCCTCGTGTTCGTGGACGTGTGCCCCGACCGTGCGGCTGCGGAGGCGCTGTTCGACGAGTTCAGGGCCCTGCTCGACGCCAGCTCCATCATGGCGCCCGACGGCAAAGTGCTCAAGGTGCGCGCGTCCATGGGCGCGGCGTTCTACCCCGAGGACGCCCTCGATTTCGCGCATCTGCGCGAGTACGCCGACTTTGCGATGTACCTGGCGAAAAGCAGCCGCAAGGGCGATCTGTTCGCGTTCGACCGGCAGAGCTACGAGGAGAAGTCGTTCATCGTCAACAACAAGGAGGATCTCAACCGCTTGCTTGAGGAGAACCTCGTCGAGTACCATTTCCAGCCCATCGTCGATGTGCGCGCGGGAGAGGTCGTGGCCTACGAGGCGCTCATGCGCTCGAAGCTGGACACCATCCCCACGCCCGACCAGGTGCTCGCGCTCGCGCGCTCGCAGTCGAAGCTCTACCGCGTGGAGCACCTCACGTTCTTCGGCGCGCTCGAGGCGTTCTCACAGCATCCTGAGGCGCACGGGGCCACCCTGTTCGTGAACAGCATCGCCACGCAGCGGCTGTCGGCCGACGACGAGCTCGTGCTGAGCGAGCGGTACCCCGGGCTGCTCAAGCATCTCGTCATCGAGATCACCGAGAGCGATTACAGCCGCGAGATGGCGCTGTACAAAGAAGCGCTCGCGCGGCGCTTCGGCGCACGGCTGGCCATCGACGACTTCGGCAGCGGCTACAACGGCGAGACGTCCCTGCTCGACTACCACGTGGACTTCGTGAAGATCGACATGGAGATCGTGCGCGACATCGACGTGGCGAAGGACCATCAAGACATCGCCCGCAACCTCATCGGCTACGCGCACGACCGCGGCATCCGCGTGATCGCGGAGGGCGTGGAAACCGAAGCCGAACTGCGCGCGCTGCGGGTGCTGGGCGCCGATTACGTGCAGGGCTACCTCGTCGGCAGGCCCTCTCCCGAGCCGCGCGACGTTCCCGACGAGATCAAGCGCCTCATCCGCAGCTTGAGCGACGAGGCGTAGGCCGGGACGGGCGCGCCGGTCTGTCCGGTGCCCCCGCGCGATGGGGCGGGTATACTTGACGAAAAACCAGCAGCCCGGCCGCCGCGACGCGGCGGCTTCGCGAAGGAGGCATTCATGGCGTTGACCGACACGCTGCATATCGAAACCGTTTCCGCCGACAAGCGCCGCGTCGAGGCGGTCATGCCCATCACGCCCGAGGTGTTCCAGCCTCACGGCTACCTGCACGGCGGCGCGACCATCGCGCTGTTGGAGACGGTGGCCAGCATCGGCACCGAGCAGAACACCGACTTCGACAAGGAGCGCCCGTTCGGCATCGACGTGCAGGTGCGCCATCGCAAGAGCGGCAAGGAGGGCACGCTGCGCGGCGTGGCCGAGCTCGACCGCGAGGAGGTTTCGGAGCGCACGGGGGCCGTCAAGCAGTACTGGAACGTTGCGGCGTACGACGACGCGGGCGACGTGGTGTCCGACGGCGTCATCATGACGAAGATCGTGTCGCTCGACCGCCTCGCCCAGAAAGAGCGCGAGCGCGCGCAGGGGTAATGTCCCAAACGGGGACTGTCCCCGTTTGGGACATCCATTCGGCGAGCTACGCGGCCGATCGAGGCAACACGATGGTTGCCACGGTGCCGCGCGGGTCGTTGGCGGAGAGCGCGATGGTGCCGCCGTGCGCCTCGACGATGGCGCGCGCGAGCGACAGCCCCAGGCCGTGGCCTCCTGTCTCGCGCGAGCGGGCCTTGTCGGCGCGGTAGAACCGCTCGAAGACGCGCTCGCGGTCACCCGGCTCGATGCCGCAGCCCGTGTCTGCCACTTCGATGACGCACTTCGGTCCCGACGCATGCGCGCTCACGACGATCTCGTCGCCGGGGGCGGTGTACTTGAGCGCGTTGTCCAGCACGATGGCCAGCAGCTGCCGCAGCTTGTCGCCGTCGGCCTCGACGGATTCACCGAACCCGGCGTTCACGGCGAGGCTCTTGCCCTGCAGCGAGGCGAAGTCGTCGTAGGCGGCGGCCACGTCGCACACGAGCGCGTCGACGTCGACCGTGCCGATTGCGAGCGTCGTGCGCCCGGCGTCGTCGAGCGACAGCTCCATGAGGTCGTCCACGAGCCGTGCGAGCCGCTTTGTTTCCGAGGTGATGGCGCTCACATCCTCGAACCGGTCCACGATGCGGCTTTGCGGGCTGTCGAGCAGCAGCTCGCCCGTGGTCTGTATCACGGCGAGCGGCGTGCGCAGCTCGTGCGAGGCGTTCTGCACGAATTCCGTCTGCGCGCGCCAGTTCTCCACGATGGGCTTGAGCGTGCGTCGCGAC encodes:
- a CDS encoding extracellular solute-binding protein, with protein sequence MKKNIMRRVGATIALAGALALVGCSSAPASSEEPTASVLDPSDPVQVELWTYYNGTQQQAFEDLVKDFNATRGKDLGIVVTSSSQGGVNDLASAVTDSAQGLVGSEAMPDAFLSYSDTASVIDGFGMVADLSGYLSDDEKAGFVDGFLEEGDLNGNGSLKVFPVGKSTETLQINMTDFQTFADATGTTLDELRTIEGVTKVAQRYYEWTDAQTPDVAGDGRPFFGRDAMANYLITGSKQLGHEIFDIERGTCTLNFDRATMKTLWDNYYVPMVQGWFSAEGKFRSDAVKTGDLVCYVGSSSSVVYFPQTVTVDDATSYPIELGALPNPSFENGQPCSPQQGAGFVVTKSDEKKETACVEFLTWFTAKEQNTDFSVSAGYVPVTKDALTLENLEAAASSIEGASDNYLVNLPATLETIEAGVYANPPFKGGVEARAILERTLSDKAVSDRAAVVEAVAAGASPEEALAPYLDDAVFDAWLGDLTTQLKGAIA
- a CDS encoding bifunctional diguanylate cyclase/phosphodiesterase, which encodes MTFRVLVALPFCVALAIQGVVCLAVLARSEMLGQMETDAYDLFSERVASRASYLENDMIFRWSDFDPVVDSVTADIDETLAAYGAASTDIETGSDLALAIIESTSDDLLSFSHRAEVDGVYLVLTNGAEGEADNRSALYIRDSNPKVDVDNGSDLMLAACPISVGRQLGVTLDSMWSATFPLAAEGDAQSAFYYEPLRAAERYPEANTSDLGYWGRPVDLGRAGTSSITYSKPVRDSQGGIVGVIGVEVRTDRIASFFPYRDLNESGNGSYVLAVTNEDGGFSRDGGVAPLPGTERTYEALATTGASQSLYLEDSAFTASLDDSGRMAVEPVVASSDARAIAGATEIQLYDSTSPFADEHWALVGLEREDELFSASKSLAGNLATVFIASLVVGLVIAVITAWVSSSRLRHLMSEVRAAQPEQPIAFTPTGIVEVDELSEAIESMGNEVALTASRLSRILRLSDRAIGAFEYSHETDAITYTDGFFATLAVLEPPDPSYFDPQRIATGSLNAEEFQRFMRWYAPYAEVEDEGRYLISGPHRTSWVRIVVVESREHSRVLGLVEDVTHEIETRRRIEHERDHDILTGLFNRRAFEQEVTDLLAERPPAFGAMLMLDLDNLKFINDIYGHDWGDLYIKAAGRVVDDAFRDKGFYSRISGDEFLVFVDVCPDRAAAEALFDEFRALLDASSIMAPDGKVLKVRASMGAAFYPEDALDFAHLREYADFAMYLAKSSRKGDLFAFDRQSYEEKSFIVNNKEDLNRLLEENLVEYHFQPIVDVRAGEVVAYEALMRSKLDTIPTPDQVLALARSQSKLYRVEHLTFFGALEAFSQHPEAHGATLFVNSIATQRLSADDELVLSERYPGLLKHLVIEITESDYSREMALYKEALARRFGARLAIDDFGSGYNGETSLLDYHVDFVKIDMEIVRDIDVAKDHQDIARNLIGYAHDRGIRVIAEGVETEAELRALRVLGADYVQGYLVGRPSPEPRDVPDEIKRLIRSLSDEA
- a CDS encoding PaaI family thioesterase; its protein translation is MALTDTLHIETVSADKRRVEAVMPITPEVFQPHGYLHGGATIALLETVASIGTEQNTDFDKERPFGIDVQVRHRKSGKEGTLRGVAELDREEVSERTGAVKQYWNVAAYDDAGDVVSDGVIMTKIVSLDRLAQKERERAQG
- a CDS encoding sensor histidine kinase → MTERTPIRRELFKQTGLLFFVFALLFALLGAGIYSMVSANIFRSADENLRSIGTDADLITFDQATTGTESATPRANTVDDADADDAAADEAAAELSYSIQQGIVDADPQFITLVRDAQGALLDTVGLYAIYPAYLNDVPFDAGDLDRIYQVSAGGHVYRGITYDLSSDGTIAYMQVLVNVDSELSILDGFTRTLVLYLAAAVVVSAAASYLLSRRTLKPIVENWRAQTEFVQNASHELRTPLAVIQTTGELLLDSPQSRIVDRFEDVSAITSETKRLARLVDDLMELSLDDAGRTTLAIGTVDVDALVCDVAAAYDDFASLQGKSLAVNAGFGESVEADGDKLRQLLAIVLDNALKYTAPGDEIVVSAHASGPKCVIEVADTGCGIEPGDRERVFERFYRADKARSRETGGHGLGLSLARAIVEAHGGTIALSANDPRGTVATIVLPRSAA